The nucleotide window CACAGAAGCCTGTGTTTCTCCAGGGCAGAGCTGATAGAGCGTCGGCCCAAAATCAGAGGTCTTGTCAAAATAGTGGCGAAAGTAGGAGCGAAAACCAGGAAAATGGAATATCTTGGTAAGCGATTGCTGTTGCTTGGAATTCAGCGGGCTGTTCCCTCCATTGGCTATTGAAAAGATCTGCTCCTCATTGTCCATATACAGGATGCTCAGCAGCAATGATGCTGGCATATATGAAGGAAAAATATCAACATTCATGGCAGACAGGCAAGACGTGTAGATTTATAAATGTTTCTGATTTTATCACTTGATAGTTATAAAATAAAGGAGGGAGGTATGCGGAGAATAAAGAAAGGCATAAATAAACCAGTCCGAACTCTTTCTTGTATGAAGTTGATGATATTTGACCTGTCAGGAGTCTTATTTTCAAATGAGGAGAATGAGTTCTTTCCGCAGTTCTGCAAAAAATATGGATTGAAGCTGGATGAGGTTGTTCCGTATTATAACAAGCTGATAGAGATGGCTGAGAGAAATGAGGTGACGCTTGAGTATGTCTGGGCAAAGGTGTTCCGGAGGTTTAACCTCAACCTTGACGCACAGGCTACAACAAAGGAAGTCGTGCGGTTAAAACAGGCTAACAAGCCCATGCTTGAGGTTGTCAGGGAGCTTCGGAAAAAGGTCAAGACTGCCTATCTCACGAATTATGCAAAGGAGTACTGGGAATTGATTAGCAAAGTTTTTCCTTTCCAGGATTATTTTGATGGAGGTGTTGTTTCCTACCAGGTTGGATCAAGGAAGCCTGAGAAGGGATGCTTTGAAGCAGTCTTGAAGAAGTTTGGAGTCGGAGTGTCTGAATGCCTGTACATAGATGACAGCCAGAAAAATGTCAAAGCAGCGACAGCCTTTGGAATCAAGGGGTTGGTATTCCGAAGCAAAGATGAATTTTTGAGGGAGATTTCTGGGTTGCTATGAGGCTCGACCGCAAGAAGATTTCTAGCTTAAAGAAAGAATATTCGAAGAAGAAAGATGCTATAGAGCAGCGGCTGGCTGAATTCTCACGGATTCCTCCTGAGGAGTATTTCTATG belongs to Candidatus Nanoarchaeia archaeon and includes:
- a CDS encoding HAD family phosphatase, whose translation is MKLMIFDLSGVLFSNEENEFFPQFCKKYGLKLDEVVPYYNKLIEMAERNEVTLEYVWAKVFRRFNLNLDAQATTKEVVRLKQANKPMLEVVRELRKKVKTAYLTNYAKEYWELISKVFPFQDYFDGGVVSYQVGSRKPEKGCFEAVLKKFGVGVSECLYIDDSQKNVKAATAFGIKGLVFRSKDEFLREISGLL